Genomic DNA from Setaria italica strain Yugu1 chromosome V, Setaria_italica_v2.0, whole genome shotgun sequence:
agatAGGAGATGGCCTGAGCTTTGGGTTGTTTGGGAATGGCGGGAGCCAAACGGTTTATATACAAGACAGGGTGAGGGTCAgaatgttaaaaaaaaatcggTGCAGACGTGCGGCCATGTTGGCGTGGTGGGTGATCATCAGTCGTGGCCGCCTTGTCGATCGGGCAGCACGCTACGTGATGCCCAGTTTGTTTCGACTGGAGCTCAGGAGACTGCGTCACGTTGCGCTGCAGATTAGATAATGATTGATCTAACAAAAAGATTGTGTGATCATGATGAACTTGATCCATTGCTGCTGACTATACTGTATATATTGTTAAGTCACATCGTCGGTCGATCAACAAAATGGAAACATGCTTGACGGCATCCAATAACGAGAAATGTAGCTTCCGAATATTGTGCTACCCGTGTGCTTAAGGTCACGCATGTCTAACGACCATCATCTACGAGAATGTTTTTTTAAATAATCTAACGATAGCCATAACCATATTTGCTGGGCCAAACATCTAAAGCCCAAAACATGTTGGGTCTTTCCTATCACCACCTAACGAGAGAGTGGCACACCTGGGCCTCACCAAGGAGTCGGCCCACTTCCAGTTCCCCAAACCGAATCCAACTGCAACCGCCTCCTCCAAAGCAGCCCACTACTGTAGGCAGATTTATCCCTGCTGCAATTGCGGCTTCCTTTTGCCCTAATCCACAGACCACCCGTCCGCATCACGAACACTCTGTTCCCCCGTCTTCTCGAACGGTCCCAAACCCTAGGCGCGTCGTGAGCCCATGTCGGGGTCTTACGGATCCGACGactaccgcggcggcggcggcggcggatacGGCGGCCGAGGTCGCGTCTGGATCCTGCGGCCTGCGTGCGTCTCTGTCTCTCTGGATCTGCGTCTGAGTGTTTGTGCTTGTgcaggtggcggtggaggctacggcggtgggggcggtagaggtggaggcggcggcggcggcggcttcggtggcggagggcgtggtggtggaggaggaggaggatatggaggtggcggtggaggctacggcggtgggggaggtagaggtggaggcggaggcggcggctttggcggcggaggccgaggtggaggtggaggtggccgaggcggtggcggccgcgggGGAGGACGCGAGGGCGATTGGGTTTGCCCTGATGCGAGGTGCGTTTAGGATTGCCTGTTCTTTGATCTCTGTTAGACTAGGCTGATTTAATGATGCTGTTATGGACTGTCCTGCGAATTCTGGTGTGTAGGCTTGAGAAGTTAAACTGTTTCATGTTGTTTTTTGTGTGGTGTTTTGATGATCAAATTATTAGGCTGTTAGATAATGATTTGTATGCGAGATGGTGTATAGTAACTAGCTCCATGTTCCTTTACGTTGGTTTGCAGCCATGTATATAAGGTTTATGATTTGGAGCCTAGGGTTCTAGATGTGATTATAATTTCAAAAGGCTAGTTGGGACTAACGAGCTGTTGATGACTATTTCAATATTAGATTTTAATGTCTTTCTAAGTTTATTTGAATCGGATGCCATTCTGGAGTAATGCACAAATGTATAAGCTCGTTTATGGTTACAAGACGGGTCTAGATTTCTTTTATGGCTATTGTTTTTTATAGGTGTTCCATTTTTGTATGTACCtctagtttttttcttttttgaacatAAGCTTTATGCAGCTTTACTTGTTCCATGATGCATAAAGCTTAAATGTTTTAGTATAACCAGTTCCTGTATGTCTCTGTTTCCTAAGAGACCTATGAATTCTTGATGCAGTTGTGGCAATGTGAACTTTGCGAGGAGGACTGAGTGCAATAAGTGTGGAGCACCTTGCCcaagtggaggtggaggtggaggcggcggcggcggtggtggttaCAATAAAtctggtggaggtggtgggagCTACaaccgtggtggtggtgattacggttctggaggaggtggttttgacagagatggtggtggtggtgggagaggAGGATACAACCGAAGTGGTGGTAGTGACCGTGGTTTTGATGACCGTGGTGGCAGAGGTGGCAGTTATGGGGGACGAGATCAGGAAAACCAAAGGGGCAGTGAAGGTGGCTATGGACAAGCTCCTCCACAAGGGCCTCCTTCCTATGGTGGGCCTGCTGGTGACTACGTGGCGCCTCCGAGCTCCTATGGAGGCAACAATGCCTATGGTTCAGATTCTGCAGTGCCACCTCCTAATAGCTATAGTGGTGGCCCAGGCTCATACCCACCAAGCTATGGTGCCCCTGCTCCAAACCAATATGGCGGTGGTGCCCCAGGAGGGCAAGGTGGTCTACCTCCTACATATGATGGTGGCTATGGTGGTCGGCCCATGCCTGGGGGTGGAGGTTCTGGGGGTGCACCGCCACCTTatcatggtggtggcggcggcggaggcggtggttaTACTGGTAGTGCTGCTCCTGAGCCAGCTGCAAAGGTTAAGCAGTGCGATGCAAACTGTGATGAGACGTGTGACAACGCAAGGATTTACATCTCAAACTTGCCTCCAGATGTCACTGTTGAAGAATTACAGGAGCTATTTGGAGGAATCGGCCAGGTATAATTTAATTCTACTTGACGTCCTTTTATATATTTTACGAGATTATTGCTCTCTGGAATTGTATATGTCTTAATAGTTCTCCAACTGAATTGGTTAGTTCTATAATTCTTTTTCTGTTTATCTTGATGATAGAAATATCTTATCGAGTAGATAGTGGTTTTAATGTTTCACTGTGTTCTTGACTATTATACTTTCAGAATTTCATCTTGTTGCTATATGACTTATATGCTATGAAACTGTTTTTTCTCCTCAAATATTGAATAGAATACAGTTGATTTTACATTATGCAGTGTCTTTGTAAATATTCTTATGTTTTTAGGGTTGCATCTTGTTTTTTACATGAGTTATCATGTTGTGAAACCAGTGCGTTTCTTTTCCTTTGCTACTTTTTTTCGTTTTATCATTTGCATTTGTGGTTCTGCTTGTTGAATGCTTGCAACTACTTTTTAAAAGGTTGGAAGGATCAAGCAAAAACGTGGCTATAAAGATCAGTGGCCCTGGAACATAAAAATCTATACTGATGACTCTGGAAAAGCAAAAGGAGATGCTTGCCTTGCTTATGAAGATCCTTCTGCTGCTCATTCAGCTGGTGGATTCTACAACAGTAAGATTACTGTCGAGTTTGTGCTGTTTAATGATATCAATTTGTCCAATGCATTAGTCCAGTTCAGTTTTTAATGCAGCTATTCTGTTCATGTTCAAGATTACGAGTTATGACATGAGATTACTGTTGAGTTTGTGCTGTTTAATGATATCAATTTGTCCAATGCATTAGTCCAGTTCAGTTTTTAATGCAGCTATTCTGTTCATGTTGCAGATTATGACATGAGAGGCTATAAAATCAGTGTTGTGATGGCTGAGAAATCAGCACCCAGAGCACCCTCTTATGGTCATGGGTAagtatttttcatttttatctGCTAGATGTGAATTGTGGACATTTTTTTGAATCAAGTAGCATGTTATATTGGAATTACATGGTCTAGGGACTATCATTTGCAACACACTTTTTCAGCAACTAAGGGTAATTGTGTCCAGAAACAAAAACATTCATGTGATCAACATTATATGCTGCATGCTGTTAACTTCCATTTGATCTGGCTTTCGAATCAACTTTAGTTGTGGAGTACTGGATATTTCAAATCAAACAACTTTAAATTGTGATGTCGTAAATAAGACTAACTTGTGCTCGCACTTCAGGCCCTTTTATGATGTATAACTATCAGTTATATGCTGCTGAATGCTGAAGTAGCTCTTGTTGCCTGAGCTGTGTCCTAATTGAAGAAAAGCAGTTGAACAGAGCGATCTTTTGATTGATTGGAGtatcatataatttgttcactAATGGTAGGAAAGATAGGTTTGAATATCTGGGAACAGGGGATTGACAAGGGAAACAGTTATTTCTTGTGCTAATGTTTCCTCATTTGGAGCTGTTTTTGTGATCCGTGAACCGTGATTGCTATTTCATAATTGTATGGCAATGCGCAAGGGTGAAAGAAACCGGTTTGCATGATTAATGTGTTTGTATTTGTGTTCTACATCATGATTCACATGTATGGTGCTTATATTTGTTTTTCATACTGTGTATGTGGGGTGcagtggtggccgtggtggtggctaTGGTGGCGGTCGCAGGGACAATTACAGAGATGGGGGTGGACATGGACCCAATAGAAACCAGGGTGGTGGTTCGCGTTCACGACCATACTGAAAACAGCAAATGTTATTACTATGATTGTCTTCTGTGAGAAACCATTTCTATTCCTGTCCTATGGACTTGTACTCTCATACAGGCGCATAAGGTAGGTTGTCAGCTTTCATTATTAGACTTATGTTAAATTGTCATACACCAGTCTTGGTCGGATGTTTGTTTGTCCAAAAGTGATTGATCTATGTTATATGAATTTTTGCATAGAGGCAGATGGATATAAGCTCCAAATGCTGGTAGGTTTGAGATGTTATTTCAGGTGAGTGCCGAACTGTTATGATTGCTTACCTATATATTTCTGTGTTCTCCTTGTTTATCTAATGCTTACACTCCACAT
This window encodes:
- the LOC111257411 gene encoding LOW QUALITY PROTEIN: transcription initiation factor TFIID subunit 15b (The sequence of the model RefSeq protein was modified relative to this genomic sequence to represent the inferred CDS: deleted 1 base in 1 codon), which encodes MSGSYGSDDYRGGGGGGYGGRGGGGGYGGGGGRGGGGGGGGFGGGGRGGGGGGGYGGGGGGYGGGGGRGGGGGGGFGGGGRGGGGGGRGGGGRGGGREGDWVCPDASCGNVNFARRTECNKCGAPCPSGGGGGGGGGGGGYNKSGGGGGSYNRGGGDYGSGGGGFDRDGGGGGRGGYNRSGGSDRGFDDRGGRGGSYGGRDQENQRGSEGGYGQAPPQGPPSYGGPAGDYVAPPSSYGGNNAYGSDSAVPPPNSYSGGPGSYPPSYGAPAPNQYGGGAPGGQGGLPPTYDGGYGGRPMPGGGGSGGAPPPYHGGGGGGGGVILVVLLLSQLQRIYISNLPPDVTVEELQELFGGIGQVGRIKQKRGYKDQWPWNIKIYTDDSGKAKGDACLAYEDPSAAHSAGGFYNNYDMRGYKISVVMAEKSAPRAPSYGHGGGRGGGYGGGRRDNYRDGGGHGPNRNQGGGSRSRPY